The DNA sequence GCTGATGAACGAGATCGAGGCCGAGCACGGGGGACGGGTCGCCAAGATATGCGTCGGCAACGGCGAGGCCGTGGAATTCGGGCAGGTCCTCTTCGAGATCGAGCGCTAGCTCCGGCCGGGCGTCCATGTTCCGGAAGGTTTTGATCGCCAATCGCGGCGAAATAGCGCTGCGCGTCATGCGCGCCTGCGCCGAACTCGGGATCAAGACCGTCGTCATCCATTCAGAGGCGGATCGGGACACCCTGGCGGTACGCCTGGCCGACGAGGCGGTCTGCATCGGGCCGGCAGCCACGACCCAGAGCTACCTCAACGTGCCCAACATCGTGTCGGCGGCCATGCTCACCGGCGCCGAGGCGGTGCACCCGGGCTACGGCCTGCTGTCCGAAAATGCCCGCTTCGCCGAGATCTGCCGCGACCACGGCCTCAAGTTCATCGGGCCCAGCCCCGAGGCGATCGCCCAGATGGGCGACAAGATCCAGGCCCTCACGCTCATGAAGCGGCTCGGCGTGCCCACCATTCCCGGGTCGGACGGCCCGGTCAACGACCACGTGGAGGCCGAGAAGGTAGCCCGGGAGATGGGCTACCCGGTGATCATCAAGGCGGCCGCGGGCGGCGGCGGCCGGGGCATGCGCGTCGTGCACAATCCGCGCAAGTTCCTCGACGAGCTTGGAATGGCGCAATCCGAAGCCCTAGCGGCGTTCGGCAACGGCGAGGTCTACCTCGAGAAGTACCTCGAAGAGCCGCGCCACATCGAGATCCAGATCCTGGCCGACCGCTACGGGAAGTGCATTCACCTGGGCGAGCGCGACTGCTCCATCCAGCGCCGGCACCAGAAACTCCTGGAAGAAGCGCCCAGCCCCTCGCTTACGCCAAGGCTGCGCGCCCGGATGGGCGAGGCGGCGCTCAAGGCGGTCAAGGCGCTC is a window from the Candidatus Tanganyikabacteria bacterium genome containing:
- the accC gene encoding acetyl-CoA carboxylase biotin carboxylase subunit, with product MFRKVLIANRGEIALRVMRACAELGIKTVVIHSEADRDTLAVRLADEAVCIGPAATTQSYLNVPNIVSAAMLTGAEAVHPGYGLLSENARFAEICRDHGLKFIGPSPEAIAQMGDKIQALTLMKRLGVPTIPGSDGPVNDHVEAEKVAREMGYPVIIKAAAGGGGRGMRVVHNPRKFLDELGMAQSEALAAFGNGEVYLEKYLEEPRHIEIQILADRYGKCIHLGERDCSIQRRHQKLLEEAPSPSLTPRLRARMGEAALKAVKALSYEGVGTVEFLLDKYGNFYFMEMNTRIQVEHPVTEMITGLDLVTRQILVAAGEPLAIKQEDVQLRGHAIECRINAEDPARDFRPSPGTIDAYVPPGGPGVRVDSHCYPGYTIPPHYDSMIAKLVVWAEDRDRAIARMQRALGEYAITGVRTTIPIHQRILENAFFRKGEVYTNFLQRRILGG